The proteins below are encoded in one region of Diceros bicornis minor isolate mBicDic1 chromosome 14, mDicBic1.mat.cur, whole genome shotgun sequence:
- the IP6K3 gene encoding inositol hexakisphosphate kinase 3 → MVVQDSTDAGDTRTGVLLEPFLHQVGGHLSVMRYDEHTVCKPLISQEQRFYESLPLAMKRFTPQYKGTITVHLRKDSLGHLRLVANPLKENREPFKVSTESAAVAIWQTLQQTTSGRGGTCPLAEWQHAQLAHSVKESPATALLRSELHLNAQVSSLVEDANGNQAERTSFNPWGLYCHQAHLTRLCTEYPENKRHRFLLLENVVSQYKHPCILDLKMGTRQHGDNVSEEKKARHIRKCAQSTSACLGVRICGMQVYQVDKKHFLCKDKYYGRKLSVEGFRQALSQFLHDGTRLRAELLEPIQHQLRALLSVIRSQSSYRFYSSSLLIIYDGQELPERTLGGLHPQKAPQTAHCSASCGVAKVDIRMIDFAHTTCKGSWNEHTTYEGPDSGYIFGLENLIQILQDIQEGE, encoded by the exons ATGGTGGTACAGGACAGCACAGACGCTGGGGACACCAGGACAGGCGTGCTGCTGGAGCCCTTCCTGCACCAGGTCGGGGGGCACCTGAGCGTGATGAGGTACGACGAGCACACCGTGTGCAAGCCCCTCATCTCCCAGGAGCAGAGGTTCTACGAATCCCTGCCGCTGGCCATGAAGCGGTTCACCCCACAGTACAAAG GCACCATCACTGTGCACCTCCGGAAAGACAGCCTCGGCCACCTCAGGCTGGTTGCCAACCCACTGAAGGAGAACCGGGAGCCCTTCAAGGTCTCCACAGAGTCAGCGGCAGTGGCGATATGGCAGACGCTCCAGCAGACCACCAGTGGCAGGGGTGGCACCTGCCCCCTTGCCGAGTGGCAGCACGCCCAACTGGCACACTCGGTCAAGGAGAG CCCGGCCACGGCGCTCCTGAGGTCCGAGTTGCACCTCAACGCCCAAGTCTCCTCGCTGGTGGAAGATGCTAATGGTAACCAGGCCGAGAGGACGAGCTTTAACCCGTGGGGCCTCTACTGCCACCAGGCCCACCTGACCCGCCTGTGCACCGAGTACCCAGAGAACAAGCGGCACC GGTTCTTGTTGCTGGAAAACGTCGTGTCACAGTACAAGCATCCCTGCATCCTGGACCTGAAGATGGGGACCCGGCAGCACGGGGACAACGTGTCCGAGGAGAAGAAGGCCCGCCACATAAGGAAGTGTGCACAGAGCACCTCAGCCTGCCTGGGCGTGCGCATCTGCGGCATGCAG GTTTATCAAGTTGATAAGAAGCACTTTCTCTGCAAAGACAAGTACTACGGAAGAAAACTCTCAGTCGAGGGGTTCAGACAAGCGCTCTCTCAGTTCCTGCACGACGGAACGCGCCTCCGGGCAGAGCTCCTGGAGCCCATCCAGCACCAACTCCGGGCCCTCCTCTCGGTCATTAGGAGCCAGAGTTCATACCGGTTCTACTCCAGCTCTCTCCTCATCATCTATGATGGGCAGGAGTTGCCGGAAAGAACCCTGGGTGGTCTGCACCCTCAGAAGGCTCCGCAGACAGCCCACTGCAGCGCCTCCTGTGGTGTCGCCAAAGTTGACATCCGGATGATCGACTTTGCTCACACGACATGCAAAGGCTCCTGGAATGAGCACACCACCTACGAGGGACCAGATTCAGGCTATATTTTTGGCCTGGAAAACCTTATCCAGATCCTGCAGGATATCCAGGAGGGAGAATAA